The following proteins are co-located in the Eubalaena glacialis isolate mEubGla1 chromosome 14, mEubGla1.1.hap2.+ XY, whole genome shotgun sequence genome:
- the ITPRIPL1 gene encoding inositol 1,4,5-trisphosphate receptor-interacting protein-like 1, protein MAVISLLFLAVMYVVHHPLMVSDRMDLDTLARSRQLEKRMSEEMRQLELEFEERKRAAEEKQKAENFWRGDTSSDQLVLGKKDRGWPFPADGQEGPLGWMLGNLWNAGLFCFFLIFELLRQNMQHELAFDSSSDEEEEEVRGVPVTSYNWLTDFPPREVLESFHKHIQNVTRDLPCTCEFVESFVDDLIKACRVLSRREAHPQLEDCLGIGAAFEKWGTLHETQKFDILVPIVPPQGTMFVLEMSDLALGRRCGCVLVESECVCKREKLLGDVLCLVHHHRDHSALLGKCNSSIKAALCTGSYLDVCKTVQWFRNMVGNAWALVAHKYDFKLSLPPSTTSCKLRLDYRSGRFLSIRLVLGVQREDTLVYLVSQAPDQEQFTSVDWPESFAACEHLFLKLVGRFAPENTCHLKCLQIILSLRDLQSLPQGASRPILTSYHFKTALMHLLLQLPLTDWQHGMLSQRLQDILWFLGRGLQRRSLHHFLIGNTFLPLTIPIPKTFRNAEPVNLFQHLVLNPMAHSQAVEEFHNLLTQVKALPCASLAGAH, encoded by the coding sequence ATGGCTGTGATAAGCCTTCTGTTCTTGGCAGTGATGTATGTTGTGCACCACCCCTTGATGGTCAGTGACCGGATGGACCTGGACACACTAGCCAGAAGTCGGCAGCTGGAGAAGCGGATGAGCGAGGAGATGCGCCAGTTAGAGCTAGAGTTTGAAGAGAGGAAGCGAGCAGCTGAGGAGAAGCAGAAGGCAGAGAACTTCTGGAGAGGAGACACATCCAGTGACCAGTTAGTGCTGGGGAAGAAAGACAGGGGGTGGCCGTTCCCGGCGGATGGCCAGGAGGGGCCGCTGGGCTGGATGCTGGGAAACCTGTGGAACGCTGGcctcttttgcttttttctcatctttgagCTCCTACGACAGAACATGCAGCACGAGCTGGCCTTTGATTCCAGCAgcgatgaggaggaggaggaggtccgTGGCGTGCCTGTCACCTCCTACAACTGGCTTACCGACTTCCCCCCGAGGGAGGTCCTGGAATCCTTTCACAAACACATCCAGAACGTCACCCGGGACCTGCCCTGCACCTGCGAGTTCGTGGAGAGCTTTGTGGACGACCTCATCAAGGCCTGTCGGGTGCTCAGCCGCCGGGAGGCTCACCCACAGTTGGAGGACTGCCTGGGCATCGGGGCTGCCTTCGAGAAATGGGGAACCCTCCACGAGACCCAGAAATTTGACATCCTGGTGCCCATTGTTCCCCCCCAGGGCACTATGTTTGTGCTGGAGATGAGCGATCTGGCCCTAGGCCGCCGCTGTGGCTGCGTGCTGGTCGAGTCGGAATGCGTGTGCAAGCGTGAGAAGCTTCTGGGGGACGTGTTGTGCCTGGTGCACCACCACAGGGACCACTCAGCCCTCCTGGGCAAGTGTAACAGCTCCATCAAGGCGGCTCTCTGCACCGGCTCCTACCTGGATGTGTGTAAGACCGTGCAGTGGTTCCGGAACATGGTGGGCAATGCCTGGGCCCTCGTGGCCCACAAGTATGACTTCAAGCTCAGCCTGCCACCGTCCACCACCTCCTGCAAGCTCAGGCTGGACTACCGCTCAGGCCGCTTTCTCTCAATCCGCCTGGTCCTGGGTGTGCAACGGGAAGACACCTTGGTCTACCTGGTGAGTCAGGCCCCTGACCAGGAACAGTTCACCAGCGTGGACTGGCCCGAGTCCTTTGCAGCCTGTGAGCACTTGTTCCTAAAGCTGGTCGGGCGTTTTGCTCCCGAGAACACCTGTCACCTCAAGTGCCTCCAGATCATTTTGAGTCTCCGGGACCTTCAGAGTTTACCCCAGGGAGCTTCCCGCCCCATCCTCACCTCTTACCACTTCAAAACAGCCCTCATGCACCTGTTGCTGCAGCTGCCCCTAACAGACTGGCAGCATGGCATGCTATCCCAGCGGCTCCAGGACATCCTCTGGTTCTTGGGCCGAGGCCTCCAGCGAAGGTCTCTCCATCATTTCCTCATTGGTAACACCTTCCTGCCCCTGACCATCCCGATCCCTAAGACATTTCGTAATGCTGAGCCCGTCAATCTCTTCCAACACCTGGTGCTAAACCCCATGGCACATTCACAGGCAGTGGAAGAGTTCCACAACCTTCTGACCCAGGTGAAAGCTCTGCCCTGTGCCTCGCTGGCTGGGGCACATTAA
- the NCAPH gene encoding condensin complex subunit 2, which produces MGPPCPGTRGCHHSTSSPSEQVFSMALPRKAPLSTPGTPVLEDFPQNDDEKERLQRRRSRVFDLQFSTDSPHLLASPSSRNVDVSATIPKFTNTQITEHYSTCIKLSAENKITTKNAFGLHLIDFMSEILKQKDAEPTNFKVAAGTLDASTKIYAVRVDAVHADVYKVLGGLGKDAPSPEEEEGHGADGSATETGTTKKAPKPRKKHLYKTIEQNINNLNVSEADRKCEIDPMFQKTAASFDECSTAGVFLSTLHCHDYRSELLFPSDVQTLSTGEPLDLPDLGWVEMTDLKAPLQQCVEDRQICPSLAGFQFTKWDSETHNESVSALMDKFKKNDQVFDINAEVEESDCGDFPVGALEDDFDANDDPDHTAVGDHTAAGDHTKFGSWKEPCHVQSCQEEMTPLGDGDIWSLCPLLSMKPGEYSYFSPRTMSMWAGPDHWRFRLRHKQDTTSQSENRKKSTKKDFEIDFDDDIDFNVYFRKTKAATVLTKSTLENQNWRATTLPTDFHYETENLVQLHLKPGTRLLKMAQGQRAGTEHCEEIEDYDYNNPNDTSNFCPGLQAADSDYEESDDLFVGPAGTFDHSGHPPTTTQDNDDAPEVQGLDITTYGESNLVAEPQKVNKIEIQYAKAAKKMDMKKLKQSMWSLLTEIPKQADAEANHRENGEAGDPVQVADKKLSGLTKDLQKSLPPLMAQNLSIPLAFACLLHLANEKNLKLEGTEDLSDVLVRQGD; this is translated from the exons ATGGGACCTCCCTGCCCCG GGACCCGTGGATGCCACCACAGTACCTCCTCACCTTCAGAGCAGGTGTTCTCCATGGCCCTGCCCAGGAAGGCCCCTCTCAGTACTCCTGGCACCCCAGTCCTTGAAGACTTTCCTCAGAATGATGACGAGAAGGAGCGGCTGCAGCGGAGGCGCTCCAGGGTCTTTGACCTGCAGTTCAGCACAGACTCGCCTCATTTGCTGGCCTCCCCCTCCAGTAG gaATGTTGATGTTTCAGCTACGATTCCTAAGTTTACAAACACACAGATTACTGAGCATTACTCCACCTGTATCAAACTGTCTGCTGAAAAC AAAATCACCACCAAGAATGCTTTTGGCTTGCACTTGATTGATTTTATGTCAGAGATTCTTAAACAGAAAGATGCCGAACCGACCAACTTTAAA GTGGCTGCCGGCACTCTGGATGCCAGCACCAAGATCTATGCTGTTCGCGTAGATGCCGTCCATGCTGATGTATACAAAGTCCTTGGGGGGCTGGGCAAGGATGCACCATCTCCGGAAGAAGAAGAGGGCCATGGTGCAG ATGGAAGTGCAACCGAAACAGGAACAACCAAGAAGGCTCCAAAGCCAAGGAAGAAGCACTTGTACAAAACCATCGAGCAGAATATAAACAACCTCAACGTCTCCGAAGCAGATCGAAAGTGTGAG ATCGATCCCATGTTCCAGAAGACGGCAGCCTCGTTTGACGAGTGCAGTACAGCAGGGGTGTTTCTCTCCACCCTCCACTGCCATGACTATAGAAGTGAGCTGCTCTTTCCCTCCGATGTCCAGACTCTCTCCACTGGAGAACCTCTTGACTTGCCGGATTTAGGTTGGGTGGAAATGACCGATTTAAAAG CGCCCCTGCAGCAGTGTGTGGAAGATCGCCAGATCTGCCCTTCCCTGGCGGGGTTCCAGTTCACTAAATGGGACAGTGAAACACATAATGAG TCGGTGTCGGCCCTGATGGACAAGTTTAAGAAGAACGATCAGGTGTTTGACATCAATGCCGAGGTGGAGGAGAGCGACtgcggggacttccctgttggggCCTTGGAGGACGACTTTGATGCCAATGATGACCCGGACCACACCGCAGTTGGGGACCACACCGCAGCTGGGGATCACACCAAGTTCGGGAGCTGGAAGGAGCCCTGCCACGTTCAGAGCTGCCA AGAAGAAATGACTCCCCTCGGGGATGGAGACATTTGGAGTTTGTGTCCCCTTCTATCCATGAAACCTGGAGAGTATTCCTACTTTAGCCCCCGAACCATGTCAATGTGGGCTGGCCCGGATCACTGGCGCTTTAGACTCCGGCACAAAC AAGATACTACCTCGCAGtcagagaacagaaagaagagCACAAAGAAGGATTTTGAAATCGACTTTGACGATGATATTGACTTTAATGTATATTTTCGAAAAACAAAG gcTGCTACTGTTCTGACCAAGTCCACTTTGGAGAACCAGAATTGGAGAGCCACAACTCTTCCTACAGATTTCCACTATGAGACTGAAAATCTTGTCCAGCTGCATCTCAAACCAGGCACCAGG tTACTTAAGATGGCCCAAGGCCAGAGGGCAGGGACCGAGCACTGTGAAGAAATTGAAGACTATGATTACAACAACCCTAATGACACCTCCAACTTTTGCCCTGGATTACAG GCTGCTGACAGTGATTATGAAGAGTCAGATGACTTATTTGTGGGACCAGCTGGGACCTTTGACCATTCTGGCCATCCACCTACGACAACACAAGACAACGATGACGCGCCTGAAGTCCAAGGATTAGATATCACCACTTACGGGGAGTCAAATCTGGTAGCTGAGCCCCAGAAG gtaaataaaattgaaattcagTATGCTAAGGCTGCCAAAAAGATGGACATGAAGAAGTTGAAGCAGAGCATGTGGAGTTTGCTGACGGAGATCCCCAAGCAGGCGGATGCAGAG GCAAACcacagagaaaatggagaagCAGGGGACCCAGTACAGGTGGCTGACAAGAAGCTCAGTGGGCTCACAAAAGACCTGCAGAAGAG CCTGCCTCCCCTCATGGCTCAGAACCTCTCCATACCTCTGGCCTTTGCGTGTCTCCTACATTTAGCCAATGAAAAG